CAGCGGCCATTCCCTCGCCGACCCAATGACGATCCCAGGCGGTGACGGCATCGGCATCAGCCTGGAACGTGGCGCGAAGATGCAGGCCGATGCGTGGCGGCAACAGCGCATGGATCTCTGCTGTGATCGCAAGCGCGATCGACCGCGCCAGCGCCCTATCTTCCGCTGTATCAGGCAGCAATGGCGGTTCAGGCTGAAGCTCATCGAGATATTCGACGATCGCCAGCGACTGGGTGAGGAGAACGCCGCTATCCGTCAGTAAGGCGGGCACGAGCCCTTGCGGATTGACACTGCGATATCTGGCCTGCCGGCTCTCGGCATCTTCGCCAAGGATGGTGACCGGCAGCGCTTCGGCCGTCAGTCCCTTCAGGGCGAGCGCGATACGAACTCGAGATGTCGCCGAGGAAATTTCGTTCTGATAGAGTTTCACAGTCTTCTCCCTGGTGAGTCTAATAGAGCAGTTGGAGCGGCGGCCGCTCTCCTGAGGATGAAGCTGCGGATGCCGCCGTCACGAGGCCGGCAAGCGGCGACGGCTCCTGTGAGCTTACATCGTAGATGCAGGGCGCTGCGAAAATCGTCGCCCCCAGAATGCAGATCATCATCAGTCTCATTGGTTCCTCCATCGACGAGGCCCGACCGGCCTCGTCATGTTCCTTTTGGCGATCGATCCCATCTGTCAGGCAATGCTCAATTCGACATTGATATTGCCGCGGGTTGCTTTCGAATAGGGGCAGGTCCGGTGCGCTTCATCCACAAGCGCCCTTGCCAGATCCGCTTCGATGCCCGGAAGGCTGACCTTGAGGCGAGCCTGCAGGAAATAGTCGCCGTCGGTCGCCCCGAGATCGACCTCGGCGTTGACGGCGGCATCTGCAGGAAGCTTGACCTTCAGCTTGCCGGCAGCAATGCCGATCGCGCCGATGAAGCAGGCAGACCAGCCGGCAGCGAAAAGCTGTTCGGGATTGGTGCCGGTACGGTTGCTGCCTGGAGGCGAAAGCTTGATGTCCAGTTCGCCGTCGTCGCTTTGCGAAGCGCCGTCGCGCCCGCCTGTCGTGTGGGTCTTGCCGGTATAGAGAACCTTGTCGATCTTTGTCATGGAACACTCCTTTGTTGCGTCGCTAAAGGCGACTGGCCGCGATGCGCGGCCGGGTTGACAGAGTGTGGTTTGATTGACGGATATATCCGCCATGTTTCCGAAATCGCCCGAAATGTCACAAAGCGTAGCATCCGGTATCAAGGACATCTTGGCATACAAAACCTGGCGAGATTTTGCGGCGACCCCCGACGTCAATGGATGGTGACTTCCGCCGCCAGTCCGCCACCGGCGCGATTGTAGAGCCGGAGCGACCCGCCGATCTTGGCCGTCAGCTGCTGGGCGATCGCAAGACCGAGACCGGTGCCGCCGGTTTCCCGGTTGCGGGATTGCTCCAGCCGGAAGAAAGGCTGCATGGCAGCCTCGAGCA
The Rhizobium leguminosarum DNA segment above includes these coding regions:
- the maiA gene encoding maleylacetoacetate isomerase is translated as MKLYQNEISSATSRVRIALALKGLTAEALPVTILGEDAESRQARYRSVNPQGLVPALLTDSGVLLTQSLAIVEYLDELQPEPPLLPDTAEDRALARSIALAITAEIHALLPPRIGLHLRATFQADADAVTAWDRHWVGEGMAAVETMIAGRRQGAFAVGDRPSIADIFLFPQAIGARRLGFDLTQWPNIADIVARLEAIPAFQDNAPTPRR
- a CDS encoding organic hydroperoxide resistance protein, with the protein product MTKIDKVLYTGKTHTTGGRDGASQSDDGELDIKLSPPGSNRTGTNPEQLFAAGWSACFIGAIGIAAGKLKVKLPADAAVNAEVDLGATDGDYFLQARLKVSLPGIEADLARALVDEAHRTCPYSKATRGNINVELSIA